The following proteins are encoded in a genomic region of uncultured Vibrio sp.:
- a CDS encoding 2OG-Fe dioxygenase family protein: MLHSRENTLHLTQLSMAAIEQLSPSFETLPHTEHADGQYRLRRYSVVRFENGQVVDLNKNSFVQSSDINRFQGDVVRQFEPIEKNILDSEGFREMCELFVNANHLVNGQEIEIHQIRITAFEDETQVAPEGVHQDGFDHIAMVGVGRHNIIGGDIMLYSSHNQAPFFRKVLENGEVAVLADSKLWHNACPIRSVIDDKAGHMDVFVLTATDKRNELQS; the protein is encoded by the coding sequence ATGTTACATTCACGTGAGAATACTCTACATTTAACCCAGCTCAGCATGGCAGCAATTGAGCAACTGTCACCATCATTCGAAACGCTTCCACATACAGAGCATGCCGATGGTCAATACCGACTAAGACGTTATTCGGTAGTACGCTTTGAAAATGGACAGGTCGTCGATCTAAATAAAAATAGCTTTGTGCAATCTTCAGATATCAATCGCTTCCAAGGTGATGTAGTGCGTCAGTTTGAGCCTATCGAAAAGAATATTCTGGATAGTGAAGGCTTTCGAGAAATGTGTGAGTTGTTTGTCAACGCGAATCATCTAGTGAATGGACAAGAAATAGAAATTCACCAAATCCGCATTACCGCCTTTGAAGATGAGACGCAAGTCGCACCAGAAGGCGTACACCAAGATGGTTTTGATCACATCGCAATGGTAGGCGTTGGTCGTCACAACATCATTGGCGGCGATATCATGCTATATAGCAGTCACAACCAAGCGCCATTCTTCCGTAAAGTCCTGGAAAACGGTGAAGTCGCAGTATTGGCGGACAGCAAACTCTGGCACAACGCCTGTCCAATTCGTTCAGTGATTGACGATAAAGCTGGCCATATGGATGTATTTGTACTTACGGCGACGGATAAGCGTAATGAACTTCAATCTTAA
- the trxB gene encoding thioredoxin-disulfide reductase: MSDVKHCKLLILGSGPAGYTAAVYAARANLNPVLVTGMQQGGQLTTTTEVENWPGDAEGLTGPALMDRMKEHAERFETEIVFDHINEVELSQRPFRLKGDSGEYTCDALIISTGASAKYLGLDSEEAFKGRGVSACATCDGFFYRNQKVAVVGGGNTAVEEALYLSNIASEVHLIHRRDSFRAEKILVNRLMDKVENGNIILHTDRTLDEVLGDDMGVTGVRIKDVNTGAIEDVEVMGAFIAIGHQPNTQIFEGQLDMKDGYIIVKSGLEGNATQASIEGVFAAGDVMDHNYRQAITSAGTGCMAALDAERFLDALNDK; the protein is encoded by the coding sequence ATGAGCGACGTAAAACATTGTAAACTATTAATTCTCGGTTCTGGCCCTGCGGGTTACACAGCGGCAGTATACGCTGCACGTGCCAATCTCAACCCAGTGCTTGTGACGGGAATGCAACAAGGTGGTCAGCTGACCACAACAACTGAAGTTGAAAACTGGCCTGGTGACGCTGAAGGTTTAACCGGACCAGCGCTAATGGACCGCATGAAAGAACATGCTGAGCGCTTTGAAACAGAAATCGTCTTTGATCACATCAATGAAGTTGAACTATCTCAGCGCCCTTTCCGTCTTAAAGGCGATTCTGGTGAGTACACTTGTGATGCATTGATCATCTCAACAGGTGCATCAGCAAAATACTTGGGCCTTGATTCTGAAGAAGCTTTCAAAGGTCGTGGCGTTTCAGCTTGTGCTACTTGTGACGGTTTCTTCTACCGTAACCAGAAAGTTGCTGTGGTTGGTGGTGGTAATACTGCGGTTGAAGAAGCGCTATACCTATCAAACATCGCATCTGAAGTGCACTTGATCCACCGTCGTGATTCTTTCCGCGCTGAAAAAATCCTTGTGAACCGCCTGATGGATAAAGTGGAAAACGGCAACATCATTCTTCATACCGATCGTACCCTTGATGAAGTACTTGGGGACGACATGGGTGTGACTGGCGTTCGTATTAAGGATGTCAACACTGGCGCTATAGAAGATGTCGAGGTAATGGGTGCGTTCATTGCGATTGGCCACCAGCCAAACACGCAAATTTTTGAAGGCCAGCTTGACATGAAAGATGGTTACATCATCGTTAAGTCAGGTTTGGAAGGAAACGCGACTCAAGCCAGTATCGAAGGTGTATTTGCAGCAGGCGATGTGATGGATCACAACTACCGTCAAGCAATCACATCAGCGGGTACAGGCTGTATGGCAGCACTGGATGCGGAACGCTTCTTAGACGCGCTTAATGACAAATAA
- the cydD gene encoding cysteine/glutathione ABC transporter permease/ATP-binding protein CydD — protein MDKKKHSSLNKWLKQQSKLAKRWLMIAIGLGVLSSVFLLAQAALLASILHQLIIEQVDKSELIWHFVGLGGTVIGRAACTWGREIAGYRCGEQIRVYIRQLILDKAHKLGPAYIKGKPAGSWATLILEQVEDMQDFFSRYLPQMSLSVLIPFIILIVVFPVNWAAGLIFLVTAPLVPIFMALVGKKAAEANRKNFKAMQRLSGHFYDRLQAMTTIRLFDRTKSETETLKGASEVFRTRTMDVLKIAFLSSAVLEFFTSISIAITAVYFGFSYIGELNFGYYGAGVSLFAGLFILILAPEFYQPLRDLGTYYHAKQQAVGAAESIVEFLELEVDHVKDGNQILDQDAPIQIEANDLVVLSPEGKQLAGPLSFSLEANQSTALVGPSGAGKTSLVNTILGFMPYQGSLKINGCELSQLDLATWRKTISWIGQNPMLLHGSIRDNVTLGKQNVHDDTVNAVLKDSHAAEFVEMHGLNYPISDRSGGLSVGQAQRLALSRAMLQNGRFWLLDEPTASLDARSERLVMEGIGKYTQATTNLMITHQLAPLKNVSQILVMQDGQIVQRGNYTTLSSEDGLFKEMLAANLAQQESDKGNLDA, from the coding sequence ATGGATAAGAAAAAGCATAGCAGCTTGAACAAGTGGCTTAAGCAACAAAGTAAGTTAGCCAAGCGCTGGCTTATGATTGCGATAGGCCTAGGCGTACTTTCAAGCGTGTTTTTATTGGCTCAAGCAGCCCTGCTCGCCTCTATTCTTCATCAATTGATCATCGAACAAGTCGACAAAAGTGAACTCATATGGCACTTTGTCGGACTGGGTGGAACCGTTATTGGTCGTGCAGCCTGTACTTGGGGCCGCGAAATCGCTGGTTATCGTTGCGGTGAACAAATCCGAGTTTACATTCGCCAACTTATCTTAGATAAAGCGCATAAGTTGGGGCCTGCTTACATCAAAGGTAAGCCTGCAGGTAGCTGGGCAACGCTGATCTTAGAGCAAGTCGAAGACATGCAAGATTTCTTCTCTCGCTACCTTCCTCAAATGTCGTTGTCAGTATTGATTCCTTTCATTATTCTGATTGTCGTTTTCCCAGTGAACTGGGCAGCTGGTTTAATCTTCTTAGTCACCGCCCCGCTGGTTCCAATTTTTATGGCGCTAGTTGGTAAAAAGGCGGCGGAAGCAAATCGCAAAAACTTTAAAGCGATGCAACGCTTGTCTGGTCACTTTTACGACCGCTTACAAGCCATGACGACCATTCGTCTGTTTGACAGAACAAAATCTGAAACAGAAACGCTTAAAGGTGCATCAGAGGTTTTCCGTACCCGAACTATGGATGTGTTAAAAATCGCATTCCTATCTTCCGCAGTATTAGAGTTTTTCACTTCGATTTCTATCGCGATTACCGCCGTTTACTTCGGTTTCAGCTATATTGGTGAGCTAAACTTTGGCTACTATGGCGCGGGTGTCTCTCTGTTCGCAGGTCTATTTATTCTGATCTTAGCCCCTGAGTTCTATCAGCCACTGCGTGATTTAGGCACTTACTACCACGCGAAACAACAAGCGGTTGGCGCGGCAGAAAGTATTGTCGAGTTTTTGGAACTTGAGGTCGACCACGTAAAAGACGGTAACCAGATTCTAGACCAAGACGCACCGATCCAGATTGAAGCCAATGATCTCGTCGTCCTTAGTCCGGAAGGTAAACAACTTGCTGGGCCTCTATCTTTCTCACTAGAAGCCAATCAAAGCACAGCACTTGTTGGCCCAAGTGGTGCAGGTAAAACCAGCCTTGTAAATACCATTCTTGGTTTTATGCCCTATCAAGGAAGCCTAAAAATAAATGGCTGTGAACTGTCACAACTCGATCTCGCCACATGGCGTAAAACCATTAGCTGGATTGGTCAAAACCCAATGTTGCTTCATGGTAGTATTCGTGACAACGTCACTTTAGGTAAGCAAAATGTTCATGATGATACCGTCAATGCCGTTTTAAAAGACTCTCATGCTGCAGAGTTTGTTGAAATGCACGGGCTGAATTATCCGATTTCAGACCGTTCTGGTGGTCTGTCTGTCGGTCAGGCACAGCGCCTTGCCCTATCTCGTGCCATGCTGCAAAACGGACGATTTTGGTTGCTGGATGAACCAACCGCAAGCTTAGATGCGCGCAGTGAAAGGCTGGTGATGGAAGGGATTGGTAAATACACTCAGGCGACCACGAATTTGATGATCACCCACCAGCTCGCCCCGCTGAAGAACGTCTCACAAATTTTAGTGATGCAAGACGGTCAGATTGTACAACGTGGTAACTACACGACTCTCTCATCAGAGGACGGTTTATTCAAAGAAATGTTAGCGGCTAACTTAGCACAACAAGAATCAGACAAGGGGAACTTGGATGCGTGA
- the cydC gene encoding cysteine/glutathione ABC transporter ATP-binding protein/permease CydC, whose amino-acid sequence MRDLLPYLKLYKKHWFGLSLGMLLAFLTLAASIGLLTLSGWFISAASVAGLTIARETFNYMLPGAGVRGAAMARTAGRWGERVVSHNATFKLLTDLRIFFFEKLTPLMPGRVSTMRDADVLNRLVADVDAMDHVYLRLISPVIIGIFGILSLTAVLAFFDWHLALLLGSVLTIMLLVWPVLFYKLGKKNGAHLTHRKAELRVATLDWLQGYSELSIFGAEERYRNLILDKQKQLLSNQFVNANLTGMASGLLMLANGLTLVMMLWFAADGVGGRAPDPWIALFAFATMASFEILMPIAGAFQYLGQTLTSARRLNEVILAKPDVVFPEQSNREDKPLDIEFDKISFTYPDGQQKVLKDLSLSLPQGSKNAVVGQTGSGKSTLIQLLCRYWDVNQGEVRIGGAALPDWCESDLRAAITVVSQRVDVLNGTLRDNLLMAAPDATDEQLSEILIKVELGALLEEPGLDAWLGDGGRQLSGGEKRRIGIARALLRDAPILLLDEPTEGLDKRTEKKVMALFNQHFANKTVVFITHRLIELDNMDNICLMEQGEIIEQGDHQTLLAQHGRYYQLLQSL is encoded by the coding sequence ATGCGTGATTTACTCCCTTATCTAAAACTGTATAAAAAACACTGGTTTGGTTTGTCATTGGGCATGCTATTAGCTTTCCTGACGCTTGCAGCCTCCATCGGACTGTTGACCCTTTCTGGTTGGTTTATTTCTGCCGCATCAGTCGCAGGACTTACTATTGCTCGTGAAACCTTCAACTACATGTTACCCGGCGCAGGTGTCCGTGGTGCTGCCATGGCACGTACTGCTGGCCGTTGGGGTGAGCGAGTGGTTAGCCATAATGCGACCTTTAAACTGCTGACCGATCTGCGCATCTTCTTCTTCGAGAAACTGACTCCGCTGATGCCGGGTCGAGTTTCTACCATGCGTGATGCCGATGTGCTCAACCGCTTGGTTGCTGATGTGGATGCAATGGATCACGTCTACTTACGCCTTATCAGCCCGGTGATCATTGGCATATTCGGTATTCTCAGCTTAACGGCCGTGTTAGCTTTCTTTGACTGGCACCTGGCACTATTACTGGGGTCGGTTCTTACTATTATGCTGTTGGTATGGCCGGTACTGTTTTATAAACTCGGCAAAAAGAATGGTGCGCATCTGACCCACCGCAAAGCAGAACTGCGGGTAGCAACACTAGACTGGCTACAAGGCTACAGTGAGCTAAGTATTTTCGGTGCGGAAGAACGTTACCGCAACTTGATATTAGACAAGCAAAAGCAGCTTCTTTCTAATCAGTTTGTGAACGCGAATCTTACTGGTATGGCATCAGGGCTACTTATGTTGGCTAACGGCCTAACGCTGGTCATGATGCTATGGTTTGCCGCAGATGGTGTCGGTGGACGCGCTCCGGATCCGTGGATTGCGCTGTTTGCATTCGCAACCATGGCCAGTTTCGAAATCCTAATGCCTATTGCAGGTGCATTTCAGTATTTAGGTCAAACCTTGACGTCAGCACGTCGTCTGAACGAGGTTATTCTGGCCAAACCGGATGTTGTTTTTCCAGAACAATCGAATCGTGAAGACAAACCGTTGGATATCGAGTTTGACAAAATTAGCTTTACCTATCCTGATGGTCAGCAAAAAGTACTTAAAGATCTATCGCTTTCACTACCTCAGGGTTCAAAAAATGCAGTGGTAGGACAAACTGGTTCGGGCAAATCGACACTCATCCAACTACTGTGTCGCTATTGGGACGTAAATCAAGGTGAAGTTCGCATTGGTGGAGCTGCACTTCCGGATTGGTGCGAATCTGATCTACGCGCCGCCATTACTGTTGTAAGCCAACGCGTGGATGTACTAAACGGTACGCTTCGTGACAACTTGCTCATGGCTGCGCCCGATGCAACTGATGAGCAACTCTCTGAGATTCTAATCAAAGTTGAGCTCGGTGCTTTACTTGAAGAGCCAGGATTAGATGCATGGTTAGGCGACGGTGGACGCCAACTTTCTGGTGGCGAAAAGCGTCGTATTGGTATAGCGCGAGCACTGTTACGTGATGCCCCTATCCTGCTGTTAGATGAGCCTACCGAGGGTCTTGATAAGCGCACAGAGAAGAAAGTGATGGCGTTATTCAACCAGCACTTTGCTAATAAGACAGTGGTATTCATCACTCATCGACTTATCGAGTTAGACAACATGGATAACATCTGTTTGATGGAACAAGGTGAGATCATCGAGCAAGGCGATCATCAAACGCTACTGGCCCAGCACGGTCGTTACTACCAATTGTTGCAGTCTCTATAG
- a CDS encoding D-serine ammonia-lyase has protein sequence MTKLNTEALIKQFPLLAPLIELKEVCWFNPNITSLAEGLPYVGLDEKDIHAASERLKRFAPYLMKAFPETESSNGIIESQVVDIPKMQACLEEQYNTFISGRLMLKKDCHLPISGSIKARGGIYEVLTHAEKLAMEAGLLSEGDNYSKLSSEEFRQFFQQYSIAVGSTGNLGMSIGIMSAKLGFSVSVHMSADARQWKKDKLRSHGVNVVEYQQDYGVAVEQGRKEAEQDPNCFFIDDENSQTLFLGYSVAGERLKQQFEQLGIVVDEDHPLFVYLPCGVGGGPGGVAFGLKMAFGDHVHCIFAEPTHSPCMLLGVHTGLHDVIAVQDLGIDNITAADGLAVGRASGFVGRAMERLLDGYYTISDERMYHHLGELSELENIRLEPSALAGIVGVIHVSNNSEYLQRMQISKDKLNGATHLVWATGGGMVPEAEMAAYLTQPKP, from the coding sequence ATGACCAAGCTTAATACTGAAGCGCTGATAAAGCAGTTTCCACTTTTAGCACCACTTATCGAACTTAAAGAAGTTTGTTGGTTCAACCCAAACATAACCTCTCTGGCGGAAGGTTTGCCTTATGTGGGCTTGGATGAGAAAGATATTCATGCCGCTAGTGAACGACTTAAGCGCTTTGCCCCTTATTTGATGAAAGCCTTCCCTGAAACAGAATCCTCTAATGGTATTATTGAATCTCAGGTTGTTGATATTCCCAAGATGCAAGCGTGTCTGGAAGAGCAATATAACACGTTTATTTCTGGCCGTTTGATGCTGAAGAAGGACTGCCATTTACCTATCTCAGGTTCAATCAAAGCACGTGGTGGTATTTACGAGGTACTGACGCATGCAGAGAAACTCGCGATGGAAGCGGGACTGCTGAGTGAAGGGGACAATTACAGCAAACTCTCTAGTGAAGAGTTTCGCCAGTTTTTCCAACAATACTCTATCGCAGTCGGTTCGACAGGCAACTTAGGTATGTCGATTGGCATAATGAGTGCGAAACTTGGGTTTTCTGTTTCAGTACACATGTCAGCAGATGCGCGCCAATGGAAGAAAGACAAACTGCGCTCTCATGGTGTTAACGTTGTTGAGTACCAGCAAGATTATGGCGTGGCGGTGGAGCAGGGCCGCAAAGAGGCAGAGCAAGATCCTAACTGTTTCTTTATTGATGACGAAAATTCGCAAACGTTATTTTTGGGTTACTCAGTTGCAGGGGAGCGATTAAAGCAACAGTTTGAACAGTTAGGCATCGTTGTGGATGAGGACCACCCACTGTTTGTCTACCTACCATGTGGGGTTGGTGGTGGCCCTGGTGGTGTTGCCTTTGGCTTAAAGATGGCCTTTGGCGATCATGTGCACTGTATCTTCGCGGAACCGACGCATTCACCGTGCATGTTATTGGGTGTGCATACTGGTCTACATGACGTCATCGCGGTTCAAGACTTGGGAATTGACAATATCACTGCGGCAGATGGTTTAGCGGTAGGACGAGCTTCCGGTTTTGTTGGGCGGGCAATGGAAAGATTGCTAGATGGATATTACACCATTTCCGATGAAAGAATGTACCATCACTTAGGTGAGCTCAGTGAACTTGAAAATATCCGCCTAGAGCCCTCAGCGCTTGCTGGAATAGTCGGTGTGATTCATGTGTCGAATAACAGTGAATATCTACAGCGTATGCAAATTAGCAAAGATAAATTAAATGGTGCAACCCACCTCGTTTGGGCGACGGGTGGTGGTATGGTACCAGAAGCAGAAATGGCGGCATATTTGACTCAGCCAAAACCTTGA
- the serC gene encoding 3-phosphoserine/phosphohydroxythreonine transaminase translates to MSIMEQNTDNVFNFSAGPAGLPKAVMQQAQKELLDWQGLGTSVMEISHRSKEFIKVAEEAEQDLRNLLNIPDNYKVLFCQGGARAQFAAVPLNLLGEAKTATYIDGGYWAESAVAEAKKYCEPDVFDAKTEIDGKLAVKPASEWEIAPDAAYVHFCPNETIDGIEINDLPVTDKPIVADMSSTILSREIDVSQYGVIYAGAQKNIGPSGISIVIVRDDLLGMAKQVLPSILDYTVLAEKESMFNTPPTFAWYLSGLVFKWLKAEGGVKSIEKVNRAKAALLYDYIDQSDFYRNGIHTANRSLMNVPFQLAKPELDSTFLELADAKGLKSLKGHRAVGGMRASIYNAMTLEGVQALVDFMKEFEEQYA, encoded by the coding sequence ATGAGCATCATGGAACAAAATACGGACAACGTATTTAACTTCAGCGCAGGACCAGCTGGTCTGCCAAAAGCAGTTATGCAACAAGCACAAAAAGAACTACTAGACTGGCAAGGTCTGGGTACTTCAGTGATGGAAATCAGTCACCGTAGTAAAGAGTTCATTAAAGTTGCCGAAGAAGCTGAGCAAGACCTGCGTAACCTTTTAAACATTCCAGATAATTACAAAGTCCTATTTTGCCAAGGTGGCGCTCGCGCTCAGTTTGCTGCAGTCCCTCTTAACCTTCTCGGTGAAGCAAAAACAGCAACTTACATTGATGGTGGTTACTGGGCAGAAAGTGCGGTTGCAGAAGCGAAAAAATACTGTGAACCGGATGTTTTTGATGCGAAAACGGAAATTGATGGAAAACTGGCAGTAAAACCTGCAAGTGAGTGGGAAATTGCCCCAGACGCGGCTTACGTCCACTTTTGTCCAAACGAAACGATCGACGGTATTGAAATCAACGATCTACCTGTGACGGACAAGCCAATTGTTGCAGACATGTCTTCTACGATTCTTTCACGCGAAATCGACGTTTCTCAATACGGCGTTATCTACGCTGGTGCTCAGAAAAACATTGGTCCATCGGGTATCTCTATCGTGATCGTTCGTGACGATCTACTTGGTATGGCGAAACAAGTACTGCCAAGCATTTTGGACTACACTGTACTGGCAGAAAAAGAGTCTATGTTCAACACGCCACCAACGTTTGCTTGGTACCTGTCTGGCCTAGTCTTCAAGTGGCTGAAAGCAGAAGGTGGTGTTAAGAGTATCGAGAAAGTGAACCGTGCAAAAGCGGCATTACTTTACGATTACATTGATCAGTCAGACTTCTACCGTAATGGTATTCACACGGCTAACCGCTCACTAATGAACGTACCGTTCCAGTTAGCGAAGCCAGAGCTGGATAGCACTTTCTTAGAACTAGCTGATGCTAAAGGCTTGAAATCTCTCAAAGGTCACCGTGCGGTGGGTGGTATGCGCGCTTCAATCTACAATGCGATGACACTAGAAGGTGTTCAGGCGCTTGTGGACTTTATGAAAGAGTTCGAAGAACAGTACGCGTAG
- a CDS encoding DUF945 family protein produces the protein MQNLKKLGAIGGAISLALCWPLAVGQIGQSIIEDGIANMNDEMIKGEVIEYQRGYLSSVVLTRYTVVDPELKTQLVRDNVPTTFDVTSDVSHGLTSLTADSKLVDSDFVPLTLHSQTQLNGNTAFTFDLDSWHYRNEAEDLSVSSSPAKVSGNVTVLGVLNYQVSVPYVQVDFVNGDELHLNGLTGQGKGKQVKGYWLGEQAFSLEKLDVVDSTMTPVFLIENANYSGNTATDETGEKLNSQFNLAAQTMRLTDGTDVDNFKLDFSIADVDSQSFDKIMAIYQSSAVLSEQEINSLLPHIDTLFNKGFNLSVNELSLAFGEGKFHNEWELSVPQGTEKITQNPMKLVNVTNGTLSTYFSDELVDHYPFIQEGIDELLIMELIDKVEGGYQLKAQIGDGKLKFENGHEFPLIALLMPALMQK, from the coding sequence ATGCAAAATCTTAAAAAACTTGGCGCCATTGGCGGTGCAATCTCACTCGCGCTCTGTTGGCCACTTGCAGTTGGTCAAATTGGTCAGTCCATCATTGAAGATGGCATCGCGAACATGAACGATGAAATGATCAAAGGAGAAGTGATTGAGTACCAACGCGGGTACCTGTCTTCGGTTGTATTAACCCGGTATACCGTGGTTGACCCTGAGTTAAAGACACAGCTTGTCCGTGACAACGTGCCAACAACCTTTGACGTAACTAGTGATGTTAGCCATGGACTCACAAGCCTCACTGCGGATTCAAAATTAGTCGATAGCGACTTTGTTCCGCTTACTTTGCACAGTCAGACTCAACTCAACGGCAATACCGCATTTACATTTGACTTAGATAGCTGGCATTACCGCAATGAAGCTGAAGATCTCTCGGTGTCATCGAGTCCGGCGAAAGTCTCGGGTAACGTGACGGTTTTAGGTGTTCTTAATTACCAGGTTTCTGTCCCTTATGTTCAGGTTGATTTCGTCAATGGCGATGAACTGCATTTGAACGGTTTAACCGGGCAGGGTAAAGGAAAACAAGTTAAAGGCTACTGGTTAGGCGAGCAGGCTTTTTCGTTAGAGAAACTGGATGTAGTGGATTCAACCATGACCCCGGTGTTCTTAATTGAAAATGCGAACTACAGTGGCAACACTGCGACGGATGAAACGGGTGAGAAGCTCAATAGCCAGTTCAATCTTGCAGCACAAACCATGCGTTTGACGGATGGTACGGATGTTGACAACTTTAAGCTCGATTTTTCCATCGCAGATGTCGATAGCCAATCGTTCGATAAGATTATGGCGATTTATCAGAGCTCAGCCGTGTTGAGCGAGCAAGAAATCAACAGCCTGTTACCGCACATCGATACGTTGTTTAACAAAGGGTTTAACCTTTCTGTTAACGAACTGTCGCTCGCGTTTGGCGAAGGTAAATTCCACAACGAATGGGAATTGTCCGTCCCACAAGGCACCGAGAAAATCACTCAGAATCCGATGAAGTTGGTGAACGTCACTAACGGAACTTTGAGTACTTATTTCTCCGACGAATTGGTTGACCATTACCCGTTTATTCAGGAAGGAATCGATGAGTTATTAATCATGGAGTTAATTGACAAAGTCGAGGGTGGTTACCAACTTAAAGCTCAAATTGGTGACGGGAAGTTAAAATTTGAAAACGGCCACGAGTTTCCGTTGATCGCGCTATTGATGCCAGCTTTGATGCAAAAGTAG
- a CDS encoding ATP-binding protein yields the protein MNRYAVLCLDNNPISAEQFRLELSAFASKFDIFSVESIEEAQSALEYLEQRKQTVALVIASHHAHFNGVDFLIGLDRAPHTESARKILISCSSDIQAILTAVNEGRLDHCLTKPLPDKVLYNTVQKELTQFILRYCREDLLGYSQILDQHKLLRAHVENQMQKYQAGFLHDDYHSMPDEELAEQVINALQLFFKHSDDTHACRTYSPEHLLTVEGEPNNFLWFITNGDVALYKKDEQGVQREVVRYTKGNIVGSMSFVTGENSFSTALTLSTTEVIKLDRQVFHNVMQNDSNLLPLFTNLLLRHFNRRLQRSINTKLQLQKTLESLESAHQQLIEREKMAMLGQLVAGVAHELNNPIAAILRGVENLTHTLESLLTELPSSDVQSKGVQLLSQAQNAKPASTAELRERVKQLSPILPDRTLAKKVVQLGLESDSELLTQLAKKEDSAAETLGTLEQYHKAGASLRSINVCAARIADMVKSLKGYARADDESMHYADIHEGIEDTLVIFENKLKRHQVSTDYDKLPRILCQPIALQQVWTNLVSNAIDAFPDRGVLKIQTRMGEKNQKRYAVISFEDNGCGIPESQKTSIFELNFTTKKEGNFGLGIGLSICQQIVSAHHGWIEVESELNKYTRMTVWLPVIEEGDEI from the coding sequence GTGAATCGCTACGCTGTATTGTGTCTCGACAACAATCCAATCAGTGCTGAACAGTTTCGATTGGAGCTGTCTGCTTTCGCGAGCAAATTTGATATTTTTTCTGTTGAATCCATTGAAGAAGCACAAAGTGCACTTGAATACCTCGAACAACGGAAGCAGACGGTCGCACTCGTCATCGCTAGTCACCATGCTCACTTTAACGGCGTGGATTTTCTGATTGGTCTTGACCGAGCACCACATACCGAAAGCGCGCGAAAAATCCTCATCAGTTGCTCCTCAGATATCCAAGCGATTCTTACTGCCGTCAATGAAGGTCGACTAGACCACTGCCTAACAAAGCCCCTCCCTGATAAGGTGTTATATAATACCGTTCAAAAGGAGCTGACCCAGTTTATTTTACGTTACTGTCGTGAGGACTTGCTCGGCTATAGTCAAATACTGGATCAGCATAAATTGCTTCGAGCACATGTTGAAAACCAGATGCAGAAATACCAAGCGGGATTTCTGCATGACGACTATCATTCGATGCCAGATGAAGAGCTCGCAGAACAAGTTATTAATGCCTTACAGCTGTTTTTCAAACACAGCGATGATACCCATGCCTGCCGTACCTACTCGCCAGAGCATTTATTGACCGTTGAAGGTGAACCCAACAACTTTCTCTGGTTTATTACCAACGGAGACGTTGCGCTATATAAGAAAGATGAGCAAGGCGTTCAACGCGAAGTCGTTCGCTATACAAAAGGCAACATTGTCGGCAGCATGTCATTTGTGACTGGTGAAAATTCCTTTTCTACCGCCCTGACGTTATCGACAACGGAAGTGATCAAACTTGACCGGCAAGTGTTCCACAATGTCATGCAGAATGATTCCAATCTCCTGCCGCTGTTCACCAACTTACTACTTCGCCACTTCAATAGACGTTTGCAACGCAGCATCAATACAAAGCTACAACTGCAAAAAACGCTTGAATCGTTAGAGTCGGCTCACCAGCAATTAATAGAGCGAGAAAAAATGGCCATGCTCGGTCAGCTGGTTGCAGGTGTTGCCCATGAACTCAATAACCCCATTGCGGCAATTTTAAGAGGGGTAGAAAATCTCACTCATACCCTCGAGAGTCTACTAACTGAACTTCCTAGTTCTGATGTACAGAGCAAGGGCGTACAACTGCTGTCTCAAGCCCAAAACGCGAAACCTGCCTCTACCGCAGAATTAAGAGAGCGAGTAAAACAACTTAGCCCTATCCTGCCAGATCGTACGTTAGCAAAAAAAGTCGTGCAGCTAGGTTTGGAGTCAGATAGCGAGTTGTTAACCCAGTTAGCTAAGAAAGAAGATAGTGCTGCTGAGACACTTGGCACACTTGAACAATACCATAAGGCAGGTGCTTCATTGCGTTCCATTAACGTATGTGCAGCCCGCATTGCCGACATGGTAAAAAGCCTAAAAGGTTATGCACGGGCCGACGATGAAAGCATGCATTACGCCGATATACACGAAGGCATCGAAGACACATTGGTTATCTTTGAGAACAAATTAAAACGTCACCAAGTCTCAACAGACTACGATAAATTACCTCGTATTCTTTGCCAGCCAATTGCTTTGCAGCAAGTTTGGACAAATTTAGTTTCAAACGCTATTGACGCATTTCCGGATAGAGGCGTGTTAAAAATCCAGACAAGAATGGGAGAAAAAAATCAAAAGCGATATGCCGTTATCTCATTCGAAGACAACGGGTGCGGCATTCCAGAATCACAAAAGACGTCGATTTTTGAACTCAACTTTACGACCAAAAAAGAAGGCAACTTTGGATTAGGAATTGGGCTTTCTATCTGCCAACAAATCGTTTCTGCTCACCACGGATGGATTGAAGTGGAATCAGAACTCAACAAATACACTCGTATGACAGTCTGGTTACCAGTCATCGAAGAAGGAGATGAAATATGA